A single region of the Leisingera thetidis genome encodes:
- the acnA gene encoding aconitate hydratase AcnA, translating into MPITVGQDNAKARRTLSVNGKSISYYSIPAATEAGFGDFTKLPAALKVVLENMLRFEDGGFSVSTDDIKAFGEWAEKGGKNPREIAYRPARVLMQDFTGVPAVVDLAAMRDGIVGLKGSAAKINPLVPVDLVIDHSVMIDEFGNPRAFQMNVDREYERNMERYQFLKWGQTAFNNFRVVPPGTGICHQVNLEYLAQTVWTDVDQDGNEVAYPDTLVGTDSHTTMVNGAAVLGWGVGGIEAEAAMLGQPISMLIPEVVGFELTGEMTEGTTGTDLVLKVVEMLRELGVVGKFVEFYGSGLDKLPLADRATIANMAPEYGATCGFFPIDAETIRYLRNTGRDEDRIALVEAYAKENGFWRDASYNPVYTETLSLDMGSIVPAISGPKRPQDYIALDAAAATFHKYVEGQRSAKDASARAEGRWEAEGGQPEPQEIPGNEGHHKAGFVTTDEHNYQLHDGSIVIASITSCTNTSNPYVMIGAGLVAKKAHALGLTRKPWVKTSLAPGSQVVSEYLEAADLQQHLDAIGFNLVGYGCTTCIGNSGPLAEEISKCINDHDLIGVSVLSGNRNFEGRISPDVRANYLASPPLVVAYALVGDMNVDITTAPLGQDKDGNDVFLKDIWPTQKEIADLVEQTVTREAFQSKYADVFKGDEKWQAVETTDAETYDWPAASTYIQNPPYFQGMGTEPGTISNIENAKVLAVLGDMVTTDHISPAGSFATTTPAGKYLLERQVQPREFNSYGSRRGNHEIMMRGTFANIRIKNEMLDGVEGGYTKGPDGEQTSIYDASMAHQANGTPLVVFGGEQYGAGSSRDWAAKGTALLGVKAVIAESFERIHRSNLVGMGVIPFEFTGGDTRKSLGLTGEETVSIRGLDTIEPQQEVPCDITFADGSAKTITLKCRIDTAPEIEYIEHGGVLHYVLRNLAKS; encoded by the coding sequence ATGCCTATCACCGTCGGACAGGACAATGCCAAGGCGCGCAGAACGCTCAGCGTCAACGGCAAGTCGATCTCCTATTACTCCATTCCCGCAGCCACCGAAGCGGGTTTTGGCGATTTCACCAAGCTGCCCGCCGCGCTGAAGGTGGTGCTGGAAAACATGCTGCGCTTCGAGGATGGCGGCTTTTCGGTCTCCACCGATGACATCAAGGCGTTCGGCGAATGGGCCGAAAAGGGCGGCAAGAACCCGCGCGAAATCGCCTACCGCCCGGCCCGCGTGCTGATGCAGGACTTCACCGGCGTTCCCGCCGTGGTCGACCTGGCCGCCATGCGCGACGGCATCGTCGGCCTGAAAGGCTCGGCCGCCAAGATCAACCCGCTGGTCCCCGTCGACCTGGTCATCGACCACTCGGTGATGATCGACGAGTTCGGCAACCCGCGCGCGTTCCAGATGAACGTCGACCGCGAGTACGAGCGCAACATGGAGCGCTACCAGTTCCTGAAGTGGGGCCAGACCGCGTTCAACAACTTCCGCGTGGTGCCGCCGGGCACCGGCATCTGCCACCAGGTGAACCTGGAGTACCTGGCTCAGACCGTCTGGACCGATGTGGACCAGGACGGCAATGAGGTCGCCTATCCCGACACACTGGTCGGCACCGACAGCCACACCACCATGGTCAACGGCGCCGCCGTGCTGGGCTGGGGCGTTGGCGGCATCGAAGCCGAAGCGGCGATGCTGGGCCAGCCGATCTCGATGCTGATCCCCGAGGTTGTCGGCTTTGAGCTGACCGGCGAGATGACCGAAGGCACCACCGGCACCGACCTGGTGCTGAAAGTGGTGGAAATGCTGCGCGAGCTGGGCGTGGTCGGCAAATTCGTCGAATTCTACGGCTCTGGCCTCGATAAGCTGCCGCTGGCCGACCGGGCGACCATCGCCAACATGGCCCCGGAATACGGCGCCACCTGCGGCTTCTTCCCGATCGACGCCGAAACCATCCGCTACCTGCGCAACACCGGCCGCGACGAGGACCGCATCGCGCTTGTCGAAGCCTATGCCAAGGAAAACGGCTTCTGGCGCGACGCGAGCTACAACCCGGTCTACACCGAGACCCTGAGCCTCGACATGGGTTCCATCGTGCCCGCGATCTCCGGCCCGAAACGGCCGCAGGACTATATCGCGCTGGACGCTGCCGCGGCGACTTTCCACAAATACGTGGAAGGCCAGCGCAGCGCCAAGGACGCCAGCGCCCGTGCCGAAGGCCGCTGGGAGGCCGAGGGCGGCCAGCCCGAGCCGCAGGAGATTCCGGGCAACGAAGGCCACCACAAGGCAGGCTTTGTGACCACGGACGAGCATAACTACCAGCTGCACGACGGCTCGATCGTGATTGCCTCCATCACCTCCTGCACCAACACCTCCAACCCTTACGTGATGATCGGTGCGGGCCTGGTGGCGAAAAAGGCGCACGCGCTGGGGCTCACCCGCAAACCCTGGGTCAAGACCTCGCTGGCGCCGGGCTCGCAGGTTGTGTCCGAGTATCTCGAAGCGGCGGACCTGCAGCAGCATCTGGACGCGATCGGCTTCAACCTGGTCGGCTACGGCTGCACCACCTGCATCGGCAACTCCGGCCCGCTGGCCGAGGAAATCTCGAAATGCATCAACGATCATGACCTGATCGGTGTTTCGGTGCTGTCGGGCAACCGCAACTTCGAGGGCCGGATCTCGCCGGATGTGCGCGCCAACTATCTCGCGTCGCCGCCGCTGGTGGTGGCCTATGCGCTGGTCGGCGACATGAACGTCGACATCACCACCGCGCCGCTGGGCCAGGACAAGGACGGCAACGATGTCTTCCTCAAGGACATCTGGCCGACCCAGAAGGAAATCGCCGATCTGGTCGAGCAGACCGTGACCCGCGAGGCGTTCCAGTCGAAATACGCCGACGTCTTCAAGGGCGACGAGAAGTGGCAGGCGGTCGAGACCACCGACGCGGAGACCTATGATTGGCCCGCTGCCTCGACCTACATCCAGAACCCTCCCTATTTCCAGGGCATGGGCACCGAGCCGGGCACCATCTCGAACATCGAGAATGCCAAGGTTCTGGCGGTGCTGGGCGACATGGTCACCACCGACCACATCTCGCCCGCGGGCTCCTTTGCCACCACCACCCCGGCCGGCAAATACCTGCTGGAGCGTCAGGTTCAGCCGCGCGAGTTCAACTCCTACGGCTCGCGCCGCGGCAACCACGAGATCATGATGCGCGGCACATTCGCCAACATCCGCATCAAGAACGAGATGCTGGACGGCGTCGAGGGCGGCTATACCAAGGGTCCCGACGGCGAACAGACCTCGATCTACGACGCTTCCATGGCGCATCAGGCCAACGGCACCCCGCTGGTGGTGTTCGGCGGCGAACAGTACGGTGCGGGCTCCTCGCGCGACTGGGCTGCCAAGGGCACCGCGCTCTTGGGCGTCAAGGCCGTGATCGCCGAAAGCTTCGAGCGCATCCACCGGTCCAACCTGGTCGGCATGGGCGTGATTCCGTTCGAGTTCACCGGCGGCGACACCCGCAAGTCGCTGGGCCTGACCGGCGAGGAAACCGTTTCGATCCGCGGTCTGGACACCATCGAGCCGCAGCAGGAAGTGCCCTGCGACATCACTTTTGCCGATGGCTCCGCCAAGACCATCACACTGAAGTGCCGAATCGATACCGCGCCGGAGATCGAGTACATCGAACACGGCGGCGTGCTGCACTATGTGCTGCGCAACCTGGCCAAGTCGTAA
- a CDS encoding DOPA 4,5-dioxygenase family protein: MKQTDSITGYHAHIYFDGSTVEQARSLCRQAADLFGVQMGRVHEKNVGPHPRWSCQLAARPEQFPALLAWLALNRDGLIVFAHPETGDELADHRDHGIWLGTGLALDLSIFD, encoded by the coding sequence ATGAAACAGACAGACAGCATCACCGGCTATCACGCCCATATCTATTTCGACGGGAGCACCGTCGAGCAGGCCCGCAGCCTCTGCCGGCAGGCGGCGGATCTTTTTGGCGTTCAGATGGGCCGTGTGCATGAGAAAAACGTCGGCCCGCATCCCCGGTGGTCCTGCCAGCTGGCCGCCCGTCCGGAGCAATTCCCTGCGCTCCTGGCCTGGCTGGCGCTGAACCGCGATGGGCTGATTGTTTTTGCCCATCCGGAAACCGGCGACGAACTGGCGGATCACCGCGATCATGGGATCTGGCTGGGGACGGGCCTGGCGCTGGATCTCAGTATCTTTGACTGA
- a CDS encoding DsbE family thiol:disulfide interchange protein, translated as MAKISPLMAVPGVVFAGFVGLALVGMFREDPDSLPSAREGQPAPPVVLDEFPGKEMFSDETLRDGTVKLVNYWASWCAPCRAEHPNLEALSKEGIPVYGVNYKDQLGNAEAFLNELGDPYTAIGRDEKGRMAIDWGLYGVPETYVVDGEGKIVLRFAGPITQRVIEKTLRPAMEKAAGQ; from the coding sequence ATGGCTAAAATCTCTCCCTTGATGGCGGTTCCCGGTGTGGTGTTTGCAGGCTTTGTCGGCCTGGCGCTGGTGGGGATGTTCCGCGAGGACCCGGACAGCCTGCCGTCCGCCCGCGAAGGCCAGCCGGCACCTCCGGTGGTGCTGGATGAGTTTCCGGGCAAGGAGATGTTCAGCGACGAAACCCTGCGCGACGGCACCGTGAAGCTGGTGAACTACTGGGCCAGTTGGTGCGCGCCCTGCCGGGCGGAGCACCCGAATCTGGAGGCGCTGTCCAAGGAGGGCATCCCGGTTTACGGCGTCAACTACAAGGACCAGCTGGGGAATGCAGAGGCGTTCCTGAACGAGCTGGGCGACCCTTACACGGCCATCGGCCGGGATGAGAAGGGCCGGATGGCGATCGACTGGGGCCTGTACGGCGTGCCGGAAACCTATGTGGTGGATGGCGAGGGAAAGATCGTGCTGCGCTTTGCCGGTCCCATCACCCAGAGGGTGATCGAGAAAACGCTGCGCCCGGCCATGGAAAAGGCGGCCGGCCAGTAA
- the ccmD gene encoding heme exporter protein CcmD — translation MPDLGKYADTVLSAYGASLLLLLALVVLTILRGRKVRREMETLETRMKRNG, via the coding sequence ATGCCCGATCTTGGAAAATACGCCGATACGGTGCTGTCGGCTTATGGTGCCTCGCTGCTGCTGCTGCTGGCGCTGGTGGTGCTGACAATCCTGCGCGGCCGCAAGGTGCGCCGGGAAATGGAAACCCTGGAAACCCGGATGAAGCGCAATGGCTAA
- a CDS encoding heme ABC transporter permease, translating into MSIWEYANPKKFLATTEMVMPALWAGSAVLITVGLVWGFFFTPDDYRQGSTVKIIFLHVPSALMAINAWFMMLVTSLVWVIRRHHVSALAARAAAPVGVVMTVIALITGAIWGQPMWGTWWAWDPRLTSFLVLFLFYLGYIALWEAIDNPDTAADLTSILCLVGSVFAVLSRYAVNFWNQGLHQGASLSLDEKENVADAFSNPLYVCMAGFVLLFIALVFYRTGTEIRARRIKALMARERLEA; encoded by the coding sequence ATGTCGATCTGGGAATACGCCAACCCGAAAAAGTTCCTGGCCACCACCGAAATGGTGATGCCGGCCTTATGGGCCGGCTCAGCGGTGCTGATTACCGTTGGCCTTGTCTGGGGCTTCTTCTTCACGCCTGACGATTACCGGCAGGGCTCCACCGTCAAGATCATCTTCCTGCATGTGCCCTCGGCGCTGATGGCGATCAATGCGTGGTTCATGATGCTGGTCACCTCGCTGGTCTGGGTCATCCGACGCCACCATGTCAGCGCGCTGGCCGCCCGTGCCGCAGCACCCGTGGGCGTGGTGATGACTGTGATCGCGCTGATCACCGGGGCGATCTGGGGCCAGCCGATGTGGGGCACCTGGTGGGCCTGGGACCCGCGGCTGACCTCTTTCCTGGTGCTGTTCCTGTTCTACCTCGGCTACATCGCCCTGTGGGAGGCGATCGACAACCCGGATACCGCCGCCGACCTCACTTCGATCCTGTGTCTGGTGGGGTCGGTCTTTGCGGTGCTCAGCCGCTATGCGGTGAACTTCTGGAACCAGGGGCTGCACCAGGGGGCGTCGCTGAGCCTCGATGAAAAGGAAAACGTGGCCGATGCGTTCTCCAACCCGCTTTATGTCTGCATGGCGGGGTTTGTGCTGTTGTTCATCGCCTTGGTGTTCTACCGCACCGGAACTGAAATCCGCGCCCGCCGCATCAAGGCATTGATGGCGCGCGAACGGCTGGAGGCTTGA
- the ccmB gene encoding heme exporter protein CcmB: protein MIALLLRDLKLAFRAGGGFGLGLAFFLIVTVMVPFSVGPQSELLARIAPGVLWLGALLACLLSLDRLLALDWEDGSLDLLATAPLPLESTVTIKALAHWITTGLPLVMAAPVLGVLLNLPVAGFQWLVISLLLGTPALSVIGTFGAALTVGLKRGGLLMSLLVMPLYVPTLIFGSEVARRGAEGMAVQTPLLLLAGISAASIALLPFASAAVLRVNLR from the coding sequence GTGATTGCGCTGTTGCTGCGGGATCTGAAACTCGCCTTCCGGGCGGGCGGCGGCTTTGGTCTTGGCCTCGCGTTTTTTCTGATCGTGACCGTGATGGTGCCGTTCTCCGTCGGCCCGCAGTCCGAACTGCTGGCCCGCATCGCGCCGGGCGTGCTGTGGCTGGGGGCGCTGCTGGCGTGCCTCTTGTCGCTGGACCGGCTGCTGGCGCTGGATTGGGAGGACGGCTCGCTGGACCTCCTGGCCACCGCGCCGCTGCCCTTGGAAAGCACCGTTACGATCAAGGCGCTGGCCCATTGGATCACCACCGGGCTGCCGCTGGTGATGGCGGCGCCGGTGCTGGGGGTGCTGCTGAACCTGCCGGTTGCAGGCTTCCAGTGGCTGGTGATTTCGCTGCTGCTGGGCACCCCGGCGCTGAGCGTCATCGGCACCTTTGGCGCGGCGCTGACCGTGGGGCTGAAGCGCGGCGGCCTTTTGATGTCGCTGCTGGTGATGCCGCTCTATGTGCCGACGCTAATTTTCGGCTCCGAAGTGGCCCGCCGCGGCGCCGAGGGCATGGCGGTGCAGACGCCGCTCTTGCTGCTGGCCGGGATCTCCGCTGCCTCCATCGCCCTGCTGCCGTTCGCCAGCGCCGCCGTCCTGCGCGTCAATTTGCGCTGA
- the ccmA gene encoding heme ABC exporter ATP-binding protein CcmA has protein sequence MTLTVTDLSVARGGIPVLESLSFALEPGQALILRGPNGIGKTTLLRTVAGLQPPLKGRVEGAEDQIAYAAHSDGLKPTLTVAENLTFWASVFGRNGIEQALDGFDLQGLRDRQAGALSAGQKRRLGLSRMLVTGRPIWIMDEPTVSLDKTSVAMFADAVRAHLGQGGAALIATHTDLGLEAEVLDVGPFKAKPLALDDFDGGFL, from the coding sequence ATGACATTGACTGTGACGGATCTGAGCGTGGCCCGCGGCGGCATCCCGGTGCTGGAATCCTTGAGCTTTGCGCTTGAGCCCGGCCAGGCGCTGATCCTGCGCGGACCCAACGGGATCGGCAAGACAACCCTGCTGCGCACCGTCGCAGGCCTGCAGCCGCCGCTGAAAGGCCGGGTCGAGGGCGCCGAGGACCAGATCGCTTATGCCGCCCATTCCGACGGGTTGAAGCCGACGCTGACGGTGGCGGAGAACCTGACTTTCTGGGCCAGTGTCTTTGGCCGCAACGGCATTGAACAGGCGCTGGACGGGTTTGACCTGCAAGGACTGCGCGACCGGCAGGCGGGGGCGCTGTCGGCGGGGCAGAAACGCCGCCTGGGCCTCAGCCGGATGCTGGTGACTGGGCGGCCCATCTGGATCATGGATGAGCCGACAGTGAGCCTCGACAAGACCTCGGTCGCGATGTTTGCGGACGCGGTGCGGGCGCATCTGGGGCAGGGCGGCGCGGCGCTGATTGCCACCCACACCGATCTGGGGCTGGAGGCGGAGGTGCTGGATGTCGGCCCCTTCAAGGCCAAGCCGCTGGCGCTGGATGATTTCGACGGAGGCTTCCTGTGA
- a CDS encoding Mth938-like domain-containing protein — MRLNEVSYTDAQPIDGYGAGFFRIGGQVHQGAVLTSAAGTAAWGGMADAGPLLALAGEIDVLFIGTGPEIAHIPADLRNTLEEAGLGVEAMNSPAACRTYNVLLSEGRRIAMAALPV; from the coding sequence ATGCGCCTGAACGAAGTAAGCTATACTGACGCGCAGCCGATTGACGGCTACGGCGCCGGGTTTTTCCGCATCGGCGGGCAGGTGCATCAGGGCGCGGTTCTGACCTCGGCGGCGGGCACCGCGGCCTGGGGAGGTATGGCAGATGCCGGACCATTGCTGGCGCTGGCCGGGGAGATCGACGTGCTGTTCATCGGCACCGGCCCCGAGATCGCCCATATCCCGGCAGACCTCCGCAACACGCTGGAGGAGGCCGGGCTGGGGGTCGAGGCGATGAACTCGCCCGCTGCGTGCCGCACCTACAATGTGCTGTTGTCGGAAGGGCGCCGGATTGCCATGGCGGCGCTGCCGGTCTGA
- a CDS encoding TSUP family transporter, whose amino-acid sequence MLEAFQAALATPGLFWLLVTIGAAGLVRGFTGFGTAMIFVPVGAQFLPAADVVFLMVLMGVFSTITLFPQAWRQADKAEVGALAMAAAATVPAGLWVMSQMDPLTLRWLAAGVIGVTLAAVVSGWRWQGRLGWPGRFAIGGAAGIVGGMTGLTGPVVIVFYLANVRDVARVRANTIVFLAALDVVIAVNLVFGGLASLQAVVLAALLGVPYVITTLTGKALFDPKLEKLYRFASYSVIALAVLSSLPVFD is encoded by the coding sequence ATGCTTGAAGCCTTTCAGGCAGCCCTGGCCACACCGGGGCTGTTCTGGCTTCTGGTCACAATCGGAGCCGCGGGCCTGGTCCGCGGCTTCACTGGTTTCGGCACCGCGATGATCTTTGTCCCCGTCGGGGCACAGTTCCTGCCCGCGGCGGATGTGGTGTTCCTGATGGTGCTGATGGGGGTGTTCTCCACCATCACCCTGTTCCCGCAGGCCTGGCGCCAGGCCGACAAGGCTGAGGTCGGCGCTTTGGCGATGGCCGCTGCCGCGACCGTCCCGGCGGGTCTGTGGGTGATGTCGCAGATGGATCCGCTGACGCTGCGATGGCTGGCGGCAGGGGTGATCGGAGTGACATTGGCGGCGGTGGTTTCCGGCTGGCGTTGGCAGGGCCGTCTGGGCTGGCCGGGGCGGTTTGCCATTGGCGGCGCGGCGGGCATTGTTGGCGGCATGACCGGGCTGACGGGGCCGGTGGTCATCGTTTTTTATCTGGCCAATGTGCGGGACGTGGCACGGGTCAGGGCCAACACCATCGTGTTCCTGGCTGCCCTCGATGTGGTTATTGCGGTCAACCTGGTTTTTGGCGGTCTGGCCAGCCTGCAGGCGGTCGTTCTGGCTGCTTTGCTGGGGGTGCCATACGTGATCACCACATTGACCGGCAAGGCGCTGTTTGACCCCAAGCTGGAGAAGCTCTACCGCTTTGCCTCCTATTCCGTGATTGCGCTGGCCGTGCTATCCAGCCTCCCGGTATTCGACTGA
- the secF gene encoding protein translocase subunit SecF, translating to MRLRLVPEKTSFDFFKRAKLWLGISALMMVVALASFLMQGLNFGIDFRGGTTIRTEATEAVDTGAYRDALAVHELGDVSITEVFDPAFDEDQHVAMIRIQAQDDGEAISGEMTETLKASLDAVAPGIKFVSVESVGPKVSGELIKTAVYAVVLAIAAVLVYIWLRFEWQFALGAVAALVHDVVLTIGVFSELQIRFDLAIIAALLTIVGYSLNDTVVVFDRVRENLRRYKKKDLAEVLNISINETLSRTMMTSVTTLLALVSLYVLGGDVIRGFVFAMIWGVVVGTYSSVFVASTILLKLGVKRDWSKQANTTGNQFSNIDA from the coding sequence ATGCGGCTGAGACTTGTTCCCGAGAAAACCTCTTTCGATTTCTTCAAGCGCGCCAAGCTTTGGCTGGGGATTTCGGCGCTGATGATGGTGGTGGCGCTGGCGTCCTTCCTGATGCAGGGGCTGAATTTCGGCATCGACTTCCGCGGCGGCACCACGATCCGGACCGAGGCCACCGAGGCCGTGGACACCGGCGCCTACCGCGATGCGCTGGCGGTGCATGAGCTGGGCGATGTATCGATCACCGAGGTGTTCGATCCGGCCTTCGATGAGGACCAGCACGTCGCCATGATCCGCATTCAGGCACAGGACGACGGCGAGGCGATCTCCGGCGAGATGACCGAAACGCTGAAGGCCTCGCTGGATGCGGTGGCGCCGGGCATTAAATTCGTGTCGGTCGAATCCGTCGGCCCGAAGGTCTCGGGCGAGCTGATCAAGACTGCGGTCTATGCCGTGGTGCTCGCCATTGCTGCGGTGCTGGTCTACATCTGGCTGCGGTTCGAATGGCAGTTTGCCCTTGGCGCGGTGGCAGCGCTGGTGCATGACGTGGTGCTGACCATCGGCGTGTTCTCCGAACTGCAGATAAGGTTCGACCTGGCAATCATCGCGGCGCTGCTGACCATCGTCGGCTACTCGCTGAACGATACCGTGGTGGTCTTTGACCGGGTGCGCGAGAACCTGCGCCGATACAAGAAGAAGGACCTGGCAGAGGTTCTGAACATCTCGATCAACGAGACGCTGAGCCGCACCATGATGACCTCTGTCACCACGCTGCTGGCGCTGGTTTCGCTCTATGTGCTGGGCGGCGACGTGATCCGCGGCTTTGTCTTTGCGATGATCTGGGGCGTTGTGGTCGGAACCTATTCGTCGGTCTTTGTCGCCTCCACCATCCTGCTGAAGCTGGGGGTGAAGCGCGATTGGTCCAAACAGGCAAACACCACCGGCAACCAGTTCTCGAATATCGATGCTTGA
- the secD gene encoding protein translocase subunit SecD, which translates to MLQIDLWKRVLIWLVCAAGLLLALPNGFYTRVEQANDAAVDIIAKGETPERLETAGQWPSFLPSGLVNLGLDLRGGAHLLAEVKVSDVYEARMDALWPEVRDALREERGTIGTFGQVNSQKDQLRLRLKSNPEAMPRALEIVRGLANPITTLTGVGANDIEVSAEGDILVVRLSEAEKIASDDRTVRQALEIVRRRIDEVGTREPTIQRQGTDRILIQVPGIGSASELKEIIGTTAQLTFNPVVGRGSDPDASAGFGNKIIPSLDEQGVYYTIEAASVVTGEDLVDAQPTFDQNGRPAVTFRFNTSGARRFGDYTAENIGSPFAIVLDDEVVSAPVIQSHIPGGSGIITGNFTIEESTNLAVLLRAGALPAELEFLEERTIGPELGQDSIDAGKVATAVAFAAVLVFMVGSYGMFGMFANVALVLNIALIFGALSLIGGTLTLPGIAGIVLTVGMAVDANVLIFERIREELKAGRGPAKAIDEGYSKALSAILDANITTFITAVILFAMGSGPVRGFAITLGLGILTSVFTAIFVTRLMIIMWFERRRPKTIEV; encoded by the coding sequence ATGCTGCAAATTGATCTCTGGAAGAGGGTGCTGATCTGGCTGGTATGTGCGGCCGGCCTGCTGCTTGCCCTGCCAAACGGGTTTTACACCCGCGTCGAACAGGCCAATGACGCCGCGGTGGATATCATCGCCAAGGGCGAAACGCCGGAACGGCTGGAAACGGCCGGCCAGTGGCCGTCTTTCCTGCCGTCGGGCCTGGTAAATCTCGGGCTTGATCTTCGGGGCGGCGCGCATCTGCTGGCCGAAGTGAAGGTGTCCGACGTCTATGAAGCCCGGATGGACGCGCTGTGGCCGGAAGTGCGCGACGCGCTGCGGGAAGAGCGCGGCACGATCGGCACATTCGGCCAGGTGAACAGTCAGAAGGATCAGCTGCGGCTGCGGCTGAAATCCAACCCTGAGGCCATGCCCCGGGCATTGGAAATTGTCCGCGGCCTGGCCAATCCGATCACCACACTGACCGGTGTGGGCGCCAACGATATCGAAGTGTCCGCCGAGGGCGACATCCTGGTGGTGCGGCTGAGCGAGGCAGAGAAGATCGCCTCGGACGACCGCACCGTGCGCCAGGCGCTGGAGATCGTGCGCCGCCGCATCGACGAGGTCGGCACCCGCGAGCCGACCATTCAGCGCCAGGGCACCGACCGGATCCTGATCCAGGTGCCGGGCATCGGATCAGCCTCGGAGCTGAAAGAGATCATCGGCACCACCGCACAGCTGACCTTCAACCCGGTTGTGGGCCGCGGCAGCGATCCGGATGCGTCAGCAGGTTTCGGGAACAAGATCATCCCGTCCCTTGATGAGCAGGGCGTCTACTACACCATCGAGGCCGCATCGGTTGTGACCGGCGAGGACCTGGTGGATGCGCAGCCCACGTTTGACCAGAACGGGCGGCCGGCAGTGACCTTCCGCTTCAACACCTCCGGTGCGCGCCGGTTTGGCGATTACACCGCCGAGAACATCGGCTCGCCGTTTGCCATCGTGCTGGATGACGAGGTGGTCTCGGCGCCGGTGATCCAGTCGCATATCCCGGGCGGCTCCGGCATCATCACCGGAAACTTCACCATCGAGGAAAGCACCAACCTGGCCGTGCTGCTGCGCGCCGGTGCGCTGCCCGCGGAGCTGGAGTTCCTGGAAGAGCGCACCATCGGCCCCGAATTGGGCCAGGACAGCATCGACGCGGGCAAGGTGGCAACAGCCGTGGCCTTTGCCGCTGTGCTTGTCTTCATGGTGGGCAGCTATGGCATGTTCGGCATGTTCGCCAATGTGGCGCTGGTGCTGAACATCGCCCTGATCTTTGGCGCGCTCAGCCTGATTGGCGGCACCCTGACCCTGCCGGGCATCGCCGGCATCGTGCTGACGGTCGGCATGGCGGTGGACGCCAACGTGCTGATCTTCGAGCGGATCCGCGAGGAGCTGAAAGCGGGCCGCGGCCCGGCCAAGGCCATCGACGAAGGCTACTCCAAGGCGCTGAGCGCCATTCTTGACGCCAACATCACCACATTCATCACCGCGGTGATCCTGTTCGCCATGGGCTCCGGCCCGGTGCGCGGCTTTGCGATCACTCTGGGGCTGGGCATTCTGACGTCGGTCTTTACCGCGATCTTTGTCACCCGCCTGATGATTATCATGTGGTTCGAACGGCGCCGTCCGAAAACGATTGAGGTGTAA
- the yajC gene encoding preprotein translocase subunit YajC has protein sequence MDGGAIAQFLPLILIFAIMYFLLIRPQQKKVKEHQKMVDQLRVRDQVVTQGGLIGKVSKVKEDGEIEVEIAEGVKVRVVKATIAQVLSKTDPVS, from the coding sequence ATGGACGGTGGCGCAATCGCCCAATTTCTCCCGCTTATCCTGATCTTCGCGATCATGTACTTCCTGCTGATCCGGCCGCAGCAGAAAAAGGTGAAAGAGCATCAGAAGATGGTCGACCAGCTGCGGGTGCGGGACCAGGTGGTGACCCAGGGCGGCCTGATCGGCAAGGTTTCCAAGGTCAAGGAAGATGGCGAGATCGAAGTCGAAATCGCAGAGGGAGTGAAAGTGCGCGTCGTCAAGGCGACCATTGCCCAGGTGCTGAGCAAGACCGACCCGGTGTCGTGA
- a CDS encoding SET domain-containing protein has product MMMVRCYLAPSAIEGLGVFCHDSITKGDIVWRYDRMLDTTFPENKLDNVEPHVKEFLERYCVPDPCRPGYLILQCDEGRFLNHSMYPNLDFSDGVWGRALTNIPAGTELTFDYADFLTGEIRMQPPRHQVHMMAMAAE; this is encoded by the coding sequence ATGATGATGGTGCGCTGCTATCTCGCCCCCTCGGCCATCGAAGGGCTGGGTGTATTCTGCCATGACAGCATAACCAAGGGAGACATCGTCTGGCGGTATGACAGAATGCTCGACACCACCTTCCCGGAAAACAAGCTGGACAATGTCGAGCCGCATGTGAAGGAGTTTCTGGAACGCTACTGCGTGCCCGATCCCTGCCGCCCTGGCTATCTGATCCTGCAATGCGACGAAGGGCGTTTCCTGAATCATTCGATGTACCCGAACCTAGATTTCTCCGACGGGGTCTGGGGCCGGGCGCTGACCAATATTCCCGCAGGAACGGAGCTGACCTTCGACTATGCGGATTTCCTGACCGGCGAGATTCGCATGCAGCCTCCCAGGCATCAGGTCCACATGATGGCGATGGCCGCGGAATAA